A genomic segment from Conger conger chromosome 2, fConCon1.1, whole genome shotgun sequence encodes:
- the foxi1 gene encoding forkhead box protein I1, producing MNAFGQQPPNPQSSPIQHHSAQELLDMAVYCDNFSMYQQNLHHHHSQRPTAHPPTYGLGEYTSPTTNPYLWLNSPGINSSPYLSGTNGASYIPSGYGANQRQFLPPPTGFGGADLGWLSLSSQQELFKMVRPPYSYSALIAMAIQNAQDKKLTLSQIYQYVAENFPFYKKSKAGWQNSIRHNLSLNDCFKKVARDEDDPGKGNYWTLDPNCEKMFDNGNFRRKRKRRADANVGSSNVLPVKSEEDSTVLKLSETASVLSTPPQSLQNSPGSSESKSSPPPSIDHSPCFNNFVSNMNSMLAGNGNIIGSRQYGSGLLEDLTQNRENLSGLGSYSPTQSTLLNSDVSHPTPRQSYYPANQHSGHLSSHLTNHFSVNNLIYNREGTEV from the exons ATGAACGCTTTTGGACAGCAGCCTCCCAACCCGCAGTCTAGTCCTATTCAGCACCACAGTGCCCAGGAGCTTCTTGACATGGCCGTTTACTGTGATAACTTCAGCATGTACCAGCAGaaccttcatcatcatcattctcAGAGGCCTACGGCGCATCCTCCCACCTACGGGCTTGGAGAGTATACGTCGCCAACAACCAACCCATACCTATGGCTAAACAGTCCGGGTATCAACTCGTCTCCTTATCTTTCTGGAACGAATGGCGCCTCGTATATACCATCGGGATATGGGGCAAATCAAAGGCAATTTCTGCCACCACCAACCGGCTTTGGAGGCGCAGACCTTGGCTGGCTCTCTCTGTCCAGCCAGCAAGAACTTTTTAAGATGGTTAGACCTCCGTACTCATATTCGGCTCTTATAGCTATGGCTATCCAAAATGCGCAAGATAAAAAATTGACTCTGAGTCAAATCTACCAGTACGTGGCAGAAAACTTTCCCTTCTACAAAAAGAGCAAAGCTGGGTGGCAGAACTCAATTCGTCACAACCTGTCTTTGAACGACTGTTTCAAGAAAGTTGCACGAGATGAAGATGATCCTG gtaaaGGAAACTACTGGACTCTGGACCCAAACTGTGAAAAGATGTTCGACAATGGAAACTTCAGGCGAAAGAGGAAAAGGAGAGCGGATGCTAACGTCGGAAGCTCCAACGTGCTGCCGGTGAAATCTGAAGAGGACAGCACCGTACTGAAGCTTTCAGAAACCGCCAGcgtcctcagcacacctccgcAGAGTTTGCAGAATTCCCCTGGATCGAGCGAGTCAAAGTCTTCTCCACCACCTTCCATCGACCACAGTCCTTGTTTCAATAACTTTGTCTCCAACATGAACTCAATGCTGGCAGGAAACGGCAACATCATCGGCAGCAGACAGTATGGTTCGGGACTTCTGGAGGATTTGACCCAGAACAGAGAAAACTTGTCTGGACTTGGTTCATATTCGCCAACGCAAAGCACCCTGTTGAACTCTGACGTTAGTCATCCCACTCCTCGACAGAGCTACTACCCTGCAAATCAACACAGTGGTCATTTGAGTAGTCATCTTACGAATCATTTCAGTGTTAACAATTTGATATACAACCGTGAAGGAACAGAGGTTTAG